In the genome of Natronorubrum daqingense, the window GTGAAATCCTGGGTAGGTAACGTGGTCCCCACTGTATCCCTCACGGAAGCTCTCCGGTGTGTAGATCGTGTCCGCAAACGGAGTCGTCAGACGGTTCCCACCATTGATCGCCGTCTCGGTGTCGATGTAGACGTGACTCCTCGCACCGACGAGCGTCGCGACGTGTGTCGCTGCAATCCCGTGACTGGAGACGATAACCGCTGGCTCGATTTCACGTGCTCGTTGAAGCAACCGATATTCGTATCGTACCTGCGTCAGCCCCAATCCGAACCACCCGTCGGGTTCTCCACACAGGAGTTCGTACTCGATCCGATAGGCGTCGAGCAGTCGCGTCGTCACACCCTTCTCCCGAGCAAACACGTGCACGTCGTGTCCCACCGCCTCGAGCTCGCAGATAACGTGTTTGAAAAAGTGCACGTTCGCTGCATGCTGAATCGTGATGATGATATCCATACGATCGGCTCGTCTCGGAATACCCACTACTCAGCCATTATTATCGAATCCATAGAAGCGTCCGACTCTGTGAAATCGACCTCGAGGACGTAACGATCGTCGAATGTAAAACATCACTGTGATGGTATGGTCGGGCGTTTGATCTCACGAAGCGAACTGGTAATCTGTCGTCGCCGCCTGGTAGGTCGAAGCTGATACCTGCGGACATTTATATACGAAAGCGCGGCCAACCCGGCCATGGATTGGGAGGCCCCTCTCGACGGATGGTACGTCTTTTTGGCCGTGTCCCTCGTCAGTATCGCGGTTGCTGGTCTGGTTCTCGGCCTTCCAACGGGACCACCGCCAGACGCGCCCGAAGCAGCCAACGCGATCGAACCGGTTGCCGCGAGCGACAGCGAATCGAGTTCGTCGTGGGAGTACGACGCCGAAACTATCGTTTTCGACGGTTCGACGCTCGAGTTAGCGAACGATCACGGCACTGCACACGCGAGTGTAGACTACGACACCTTCGTCGTCCCGGTAAGCGGGTCTGATCGGTTAGAAAACATTACGCACGGCGTCGCGTTCGAAGACGAATACGAAGCGGAACTCGCCGACGGCGATACACATGCGGTTAGCGAGTTCCTCGCGGACGCCGGTGACCGATACGACGAAAACAGTGGCACGGAACTGACCGCAAGCGGTGAGTTAGTCACCAGACAGATCAGCGTCGAACCGGATAGCGATTCGCTCGATCCGCTCGTCGAAACTGTCGAGTTCGAGACGACGACGTCCGAATTCGGGATCGGCGGCGCATCCATTACCGGGATCGGCACCGTCACTGCATCGTACGACGGGGTCGCTGGCAACGAACTCGAGTTAGACGTCGACGGCGAGTACGTCTGGCTAGACGGTACGTCCATCAGCGACGCAAGCACCTCGGAGGTGATTCCCGGCCGAACTGGAACACTCGACGTAGAAATCGAATCGTCGAACATCAACCGCCCCGGTAGCGAACCGGTCGATGCGACACTCGAGTTCGACGACGGCGAGACGTGCGAACGCGAACTCGGGTTCGACACGACCGAAACGTGTACGAATTCGATCCCGCGAACGGCAGCGTTCGACGATGACGAACCGTTTGTCGACTACAATACAGAGACTGAACACTATCATGTCACACTCGTCAGCGTCTAGAGGCCAAACCGAACCGATCGCCGCACTCTTCGCCGTGATGGCACTCATCGCCGGCGTCGGATTGTACACCGTCTACGTGAGCGATGTCCTTCCGGGAACGAGTGATCGCACCGTCACAGAGACCGCCATCGACAACGTTTGGGACGACCTCGAGGACGCCGAGCGTGGCACCTTCCCGGCCTACGAGTACGAATCCGAGATGGACCAGGAGATGCTCGAAGCAATCCAATCCAACTCGTTGCCAAACGGCGAGAACGTATACATAGAGGTCAGGGCCTACGATGACGGTGAACCGACCGTCTTCGCTGCTGCACACTTCAATTCTGACGGCGACGACCTGCGTGACAGACAACTTCAGTCTACCCACAGTGACTTCGGTCCGCCTCGAGCGGCCGGTGAACCGGATGAGACGGACATTTCCACGCGATCAATCTCCATCGAGGTCACGGAAGCCGACGTCCGAGGTGGGACCGTACACGTGGAGGCCTGGTAATCGTGACCGACTTTCCGTCTGAACGTGGCGTCAGTACGGTCATCGACGTTGCACTCGCACTCCTCCTCATCTCCGCGAGCGTGATGATCGTCGGCTACTATCTCGCAACGACAGCAGACGAATCCCCAGTAGATAGCCACGGACACGAAACGACAGGTGCAGGGCAAACTCACGGCGGCGAAAGTCTCTCTGCGGCGCAAATGACGGATGTGCTGAGTGAATCCACGATTTCCGTTACGTACAGTATCGAAGACATACGCGACGAAGACGAATTTTCTGAACCAGTGATTACGAACGACAATACTTACTCGCGAACCGATCACGGTTCACCCCTCGGGTTGCTCGCTGATGCAGCCGTGATGAATTACCAGATCGACGGGAAATCTGTTGTAGCCTACAGTGATGCATACGAGGAGGCCGTCGACTGGTCGATTCGTGAGAATCTCGTTGGAACGGAACAGGACTTCTACGTCGTCGCTGAGTGGGAGCCGTACGCTGATGCAACAATCAACGGCACAGCGACGGCTGGCACCCGACCGCCTGCAAATGCTGACGTGTCGAGTACCTCGACGACAGTTTCGAGTGGCGTCTCTCCAATCGACGACTCACACTTCCAAGACTATCAAATTGATGATAACGAATCGTCTGCCGTCGCAGCAACGGTCATCGGTAAAGAAATCGTCGATGGCTTCTTCCCCCCAGAATCGTCCCAGTACGCCCTCGAGGACCAGGGCATCAACCGCGAACAAACGGTCTATCAGTACCAGTCGATGGCCGAGGCAGTCGGTGAGTTCTCGTTTCGCAGCCCGGACACCCACCCACCATTGACGCGCACCGAAGCAAACGCACAGGCGGCCAATCGAAATCTCCTCGTCGGGCAGGAAGGCGGGTACGATGTTACCGACGCCGACGCCCTTGCGGCGTGGCTCGCGTCAGACCTCGAGGACGCGTTCGAATCCGAGTTCGAGGAAATCGACGACAACAACGACGAAACCGACCGCGACGAAAAGCAACTCGAGGCAATTCTCGATGAAACATCGACCGATACGGTCACGATTACGATTCAGACCTGGAACGAATGAGACGCACCCGCTCCCAGACGATTTCGATTGCATCAGACGACAGAGCACGGATTCCGTTCGCGATCATCGGCGTCTTACTCCTCGTGAGTTCGATCATGATTGTCGCGATACTCGAGACCAGAGACGAACCAGAAATCGACACCAGCACGGAGAGGGCAATCGACCGTGGCGAGGCGTATGCGACTAGCGAAATCCGTCACGCGACCGTACGCGCGAGTGACGACGTCGTTCAATCTCCACTCACGACCGTCGATTCGGATCTAGAGGAGGTGGTAGACGAAGAGAATGCGTTCGAAGAACAGACGAAACTCACCATTCTCGCCGAAGCCACCGCGTCCCTCGAGGGCAGACACCAAGACGTCGGGCAGGGACAGACAGTCTCGGTATCACTCCCCGAGGTCGACGACTGGGGAGACGGAACGGATCTCGAGAGCGCACTCGAGGTCGTCGACATTGACGAAGATGACGGCATCATGGATGTAACGATCGACGATGTCGAGATCACTGTTCGAGACGAGGATGGCACTGTAGTGGCGGAACATTCCCGCGATATTACCGCGTCGGTCGGGACCACCATGATGGAACTTCACGAACACGTCGAGGACTACGAGGAGCACCTCAACAAGGGGATGATCGAGAGCATTGACGATCGAGAAGGCTATGGTTACGATTTGGCGAAGCGAATGTGGCCACTCACCTGGGGGAAGGCCTACTACGATCGGTTATTGGGTGATCCAGCGGACCGAGCGTTCGAAAACGTTACGCCGAAC includes:
- a CDS encoding DUF7284 family protein; the encoded protein is MTDFPSERGVSTVIDVALALLLISASVMIVGYYLATTADESPVDSHGHETTGAGQTHGGESLSAAQMTDVLSESTISVTYSIEDIRDEDEFSEPVITNDNTYSRTDHGSPLGLLADAAVMNYQIDGKSVVAYSDAYEEAVDWSIRENLVGTEQDFYVVAEWEPYADATINGTATAGTRPPANADVSSTSTTVSSGVSPIDDSHFQDYQIDDNESSAVAATVIGKEIVDGFFPPESSQYALEDQGINREQTVYQYQSMAEAVGEFSFRSPDTHPPLTRTEANAQAANRNLLVGQEGGYDVTDADALAAWLASDLEDAFESEFEEIDDNNDETDRDEKQLEAILDETSTDTVTITIQTWNE
- a CDS encoding DUF7283 family protein; translation: MDWEAPLDGWYVFLAVSLVSIAVAGLVLGLPTGPPPDAPEAANAIEPVAASDSESSSSWEYDAETIVFDGSTLELANDHGTAHASVDYDTFVVPVSGSDRLENITHGVAFEDEYEAELADGDTHAVSEFLADAGDRYDENSGTELTASGELVTRQISVEPDSDSLDPLVETVEFETTTSEFGIGGASITGIGTVTASYDGVAGNELELDVDGEYVWLDGTSISDASTSEVIPGRTGTLDVEIESSNINRPGSEPVDATLEFDDGETCERELGFDTTETCTNSIPRTAAFDDDEPFVDYNTETEHYHVTLVSV
- a CDS encoding DUF7285 family protein — encoded protein: MSHSSASRGQTEPIAALFAVMALIAGVGLYTVYVSDVLPGTSDRTVTETAIDNVWDDLEDAERGTFPAYEYESEMDQEMLEAIQSNSLPNGENVYIEVRAYDDGEPTVFAAAHFNSDGDDLRDRQLQSTHSDFGPPRAAGEPDETDISTRSISIEVTEADVRGGTVHVEAW